In Mytilus galloprovincialis chromosome 1, xbMytGall1.hap1.1, whole genome shotgun sequence, the following are encoded in one genomic region:
- the LOC143058683 gene encoding uncharacterized protein LOC143058683, translating into MVFRYISQILGEMAALNTPDLLYLSWTEESTTVIKAKFDEDLWNLMESEIKNLYGIPIPKKPTRISENVKNIKLRMKSYNENFTEFLCEVPSLKGTCTEIAQTIPESPYLFPIHIETISIPLNNMDILFTEIISSLREAFEICRKKASEVLVWLLSDTDRNWNEEIPHSLPIGYAMKGYSLPTSPMRNMHNAMLQACYDKDIHIACSCFDGQWIKLASRDASDKPLTLLQLQRDVSEKSRKTSRDVILNELTRTPIAQTLEDLTIDKKDNGGYYVSCSLYSKIMRCIISYKQIKQRQPVETDEDVLTSDITSYLPEVALEALIENETETDFIAALDSTGNQTEESELDTSSSANISAVRQIDQTTSNASLSDSDYQYILQSLISHQKSSVQAKWKDKDVQILKKSIADTQILKKLSHDELNVIIGSTEQLQKKAGLMIRKSWRILEKVNGISKLVGDGKQIESERKVRSMLTLREFAARRIKGSSAQNTKRVPKDILNLVYSTISYQAAYIDWIAKCPFDKNVEDIGSTEWFSYPEFNDIRQKLEPACIDAHHLLVNLRSKVCKDGLQNIRKQAWVAVANKNRDIISKSLVVDIIDKQNNAFAKRTFSRDVEIEMRNLAFDKEADFCQIVREWYEAEDTPGFSSKERIRRKLRLKEFLLEGVDFGQFPMFGMYVKGFPKVMFEGFLQRIDTTIQLYSIVKSGTYNHRAISSLVNETFFGELSDMEPTRLGCPKAISIPRLMSTVTEIFHYRCDPSERSFRINTTRKAVYPEVQLVDNFVQPVDVNMQDVSSDLYLRSITLRDHLFDKPIRRRRKQRTTKRSDVSKPGEVARGCLPIRQHHKTDESKILPTTRLGIDMKDLDGK; encoded by the exons ATGGTTTTCAGGTACATTTCACAAATACTAGGAGAAATGGCTGCATTGAATACACCCGATCTTCTTTATTTGAGCTGGACAGAGGAAAGTACTACTGTAATTAAAGCCAAATTTGATGAGGATCTCTGGAACCTAATGGAATCAGAAATAAAAAACTTGTATGGCATTCCAATACCGAAAAAACCTACCCGCATTTCTGAAAACGTCaagaatataaaattaagaatgaaaagcTACAACGAAAACTTTACAGAATTCTTGTGTGAGGTTCCGTCGTTGAAAGGAACGTGCACAGAAATTGCACAAACTATTCCGGAGTCGCCTTATTTGTTTCCCATACACATCGAGACAATCTCAATCCCTTTAAATAACATGGATATATTATTTACAGAAATAATATCGTCTTTACGCGAAGCCTTCGAGATATGTAGGAAGAAAGCTAGTGAAGTTCTAGTCTGGTTGTTAAGCGATACAGACCGTAATTGGAATGAGGAAATCCCCCATTCACTGCCCATTGGTTATGCTATGAAAGGGTATAGCTTGCCCACGTCGCCAATGCGGAACATGCACAACGCAATGTTGCAGGCATGTTATGACAAAGACATTCATATAGCCTGTAGCTGTTTTGATGGCCAGTGGATTAAACTGGCAAGCCGCGACGCAAGTGACAAGCCGCTTACATTATTACAATTACAGAGAGACGTGAGTGAAAAGTCAAGAAAAACCAGTAGAGACGTAATTCTTAACGAGTTGACACGAACCCCAATTGCTCAGACTCTTGAAGATTTGACAATAGATAAGAAAGACAACGGAGGGTATTATGTTTCCTGTTCTCTCTATTCGAAAATCATGAGATGTATTATAAGTTACAAGCAGATAAAACAACGACAACCCGTAGAAACAGACGAAGACGTTCTAACATCAGATATAACATCATACTTACCTGAAGTAGCACTAGAAGCACTGATAGAAAATGAAACGGAAACAGATTTTATAGCTGCCCTAGACAGTACTGGCAACCAGACTGAAGAGTCGGAATTAGATACAAGTTCCTCTGCAAATATTTCAGCAGTGCGTCAAATTGACCAAACAACGTCAAATGCGTCTTTAAGTGATTCGGACTACCAATACATATTACAATCTTTGATCAGTCATCAGAAGAGTTCGGTTCAAGCTAAATGGAAGGATAAAGATGTACAGATTCTTAAAAAGTCAATAGCAGATACTCAAATCTTAAAGAAGCTATCGCACGATGAATTGAATGTTATTATCGGGAGTACAGAACAGCTTCAAAAGAAAGCAGGGTTGATGATTAGGAAATCATGGAGAATTTTAGAAAAAGTAAATGGAATAAGTAAGTTAGTCGGCGATGGAAAACAAATTGAATCAGAGAGAAAAGTACGAAGTATGCTGACGCTTAGAGAGTTCGCTGCACGACGCATAAAGGGTTCTAGTGCACAAAACACTAAGAGAGTACCAAAAGACATCTTAAATCTTGTTTATTCCACGATTTCATACCAAGCTGCGTACATTGATTGGATCGCTAAATGCCCTTTTGACAAAAATGTTGAAGACATAGGGAGCACTGAATGGTTTTCTTATCCAGAATTTAATGATATCAGGCAAAAACTTGAACCCGCCTGTATTGATGCACACCACCTTTTGGTCAATTTGCGGTCAAAAGTTTGTAAGGATGGCTTACAGAATATACGAAAACAAGCATGGGTAGCTGTTGCAAACAAGAACCGAGACATTATCAGTAAAAGTCTTGTTGTTGATataattgataaacaaaataatgcTTTCGCAAAAAGAACATTTTCACGCGATGTTGAAATTGAAATGAGGAATTTAGCATTTGATAAAGAGGCCGATTTCTGTCAAATTGTAAGAGAATGGTATGAGGCAGAGGATACCCCTGGCTTTTCATCTAAGGAGAGAATTCGTCGAAAATTGAGACTCAAAGAATTTCTTTTAGAGGGTGTGGACTTTGGTCAGTTCCCTATGTTTGGAATGTATGTTAAAGGATTTCCGAAAGTTATGTTTGAGGGGTTTCTACAGCGTATAGATACAACAATACAACTGTACTCCATTGTCAAGTCCGGTACATATAACCATAGAGCTATTTCTAGTCTTGTCAATGAAACCTTCTTTGGTGAATTAAGCGACATGGAACCAACTCGTCTTGGGTGTCCAAAGGCTATATCAATTCCTCGACTGATGTCAACAGTAACCGAAATCTTTCACTACCGATGTGACCCATCAGAAAG GTCATTTCGAATAAATACAACAAGGAAAGCTGTCTACCCAGAGGTACAACTAGTGGATAATTTTGTTCAGCCGGTTGATGTCAACATGCAGGATGTTTCTTCTGATCTATACTTGAGATCAATAACATTACG AGATCATTTGTTTGATAAACCTATACGCAGACGAAGGAAGCAAAGGACGACCAAACGTTCAGATGTATCCAAACCAGGCGAGGTTGCAAGAGGATGCCTACCAATCAGACAACATCACAAGACCGATGAGAGTAAAATCCTTCCAACCACCCGACTTGGAATTGACATGAAAGATCTAGACGGGAAATAA
- the LOC143058724 gene encoding uncharacterized protein LOC143058724 has product MFALLLTFTIVAAAPIDEGCLFDGTMYATGDKIIISNCLGAMTCMGNNVYSSLEQYGGVCPSTKRSTEKTVCVYNDKIYNKNEFVTIGNCLAQMECLGFNAFGPYEMLGGKCPGKDKREVNGQTGCLFDGRVYAANEEIIIPSCLGKMTCLGNNNLGPITSLYGICPQTKRSVDGQTGCLFDGTVYAKGDLIPIKGTYTRLVCQGHNIYTAQL; this is encoded by the exons ATGTTTGCTTTACTCCTTACTTTTACCATAGTTGCTGCTGCTCCTATAGATGAAG GATGTTTATTCGATGGTACAATGTACGCCACTGGAgataaaataattatcagtaaCTGTCTGGGTGCAATGACATGTATGGGCAACAACGTATACTCAAGCCTGGAACAATATGG aggCGTATGTCCTTCAACGAAACGATCGACTGAAAAaa CTGTATGTGTGTACAATGATAAAATTTACAACAAGAATGAATTTGTCACGATTGGCAATTGTTTGGCTCAAATGGAATGTTTAGGATTCAATGCCTTTGGACCGTATGAAATGCTTGG TGGAAAATGTCCAGGAAAAGACAAAAGAGAAGTGAATGGACAAA cTGGGTGTTTGTTTGATGGCAGAGTTTATGCAGCTAATGAGGAAATTATTATACCATCCTGTTTGGGTAAAATGACATGTTTAGGAAACAATAATCTTGGACCTATTACATCACTGTA tgGCATATGCCCGCAGACTAAACGGTCAGTAGATGGTCAAA CTGGCTGTCTGTTTGATGGTACGGTATATGCCAAAGGAGATTTGATACCAATAAAAGGAACTTATACTCGTCTGGTCTGCCAAGGGCACAATATATATACAGCACAATTATAA